A genomic segment from Comamonas terrigena NBRC 13299 encodes:
- a CDS encoding ribonucleoside-diphosphate reductase subunit alpha gives MQDAPNTLSADQPTTTQVALETYQVIRRSGDVVPFAPQKIATAATKAFLAVRGAQGAASASVRETVDSLTHAVIRALVRSRPGGGTFHIEDIQDHVELGLMRGGHQDVARAYVLYREARNQERAAAKKKAEEEAAAAAAPKPTLHVTDNGQRQPLDQERLQALFEAACRNLNPDISAAPILSETLRNLYDGVPLAEVYKAAILAARTLIETDPDYTYVTARLLLHTIVREVMGRDVQPADMDAAYADYFPGFIQKGVDNELLNPELLKFDLPRLGKALKAERDQQFDYLGLQTLYDRYFLHVRKTRIELPQSFFMRVAMGLALQESDRDARAIEFYELLSSFDFMSSTPTLFNSGTLRSQLSSCYLTTVSDDLGGIYDAIKENALLSKFAGGLGNDWTNVRALGARIKGTNGESQGVVPFLKVVNDTAVAVNQGGKRKGAVCAYLETWHLDIEEFLELRKNTGDDRRRTHDMNTANWIPDLFMKRVVENGEWTLFSPSDVPELHDLFGQAFEKAYTAYEAKTQTGEITLFKRVPAVDVWRKMLSMLFETGHPWITFKDPCNIRSPQQHVGVVHSSNLCTEITLNTSDSETAVCNLGSVNLARHITNGAIDHAKLRKTITTAMRMLDNVIDINYYAVDKARDSNMRHRPVGMGIMAFQDALYEMRTPYASQAAVEFADAAMEAVCYYAYWASTELAKERGTYSSYQGSLWSQGILPLDSLNLLEKERGGYVDVDRTVRLDWEALRAKIQADGMRNSNCVAIAPTATISNIVGVDASIEPSFGNLSVKSNLSGEFTVINQFLVRDLKKLGLWDEVMVMDLKHFDGSLRPIERVPHDLKQLYATAFEVEPHWLVEAASRRQKWIDQAQSLNIYMAGASGKKLHDTYLLAWQRGLKTTYYLRTISATHVEKSTVQSRVLNAVSANAPAAMASMSALEKAAAAARAQQAPATDIKFCAIDDPGCEACQ, from the coding sequence ATGCAAGACGCACCGAATACCCTGTCTGCCGACCAGCCCACGACCACCCAGGTAGCGCTGGAGACCTACCAGGTGATCCGCCGCAGTGGCGATGTCGTGCCTTTTGCTCCGCAGAAAATCGCCACCGCCGCCACCAAGGCCTTCCTGGCCGTGCGCGGCGCCCAGGGCGCTGCGTCCGCCAGCGTGCGCGAAACCGTCGACAGCCTGACCCACGCCGTGATCCGCGCCCTGGTGCGTTCGCGTCCGGGCGGCGGCACCTTCCACATTGAAGACATCCAGGACCATGTGGAACTGGGTCTGATGCGTGGCGGTCACCAGGATGTGGCCCGCGCCTATGTGCTGTACCGCGAAGCCCGCAACCAGGAACGCGCCGCCGCCAAGAAGAAGGCCGAGGAAGAAGCCGCAGCCGCTGCAGCCCCCAAGCCCACGCTGCACGTGACCGACAACGGCCAGCGCCAGCCGCTGGACCAGGAACGCCTGCAGGCCCTGTTTGAAGCCGCCTGCCGCAACCTGAACCCCGATATCTCCGCCGCGCCCATCCTGAGCGAGACGCTGCGCAATCTCTACGACGGCGTGCCGCTGGCCGAGGTCTACAAGGCCGCCATCCTGGCCGCCCGCACCCTGATCGAGACCGATCCCGACTACACCTATGTCACCGCCCGCCTGCTGCTGCACACCATCGTGCGCGAAGTCATGGGCCGCGATGTGCAGCCGGCCGACATGGACGCAGCCTATGCCGACTACTTCCCCGGATTCATCCAGAAGGGCGTGGACAACGAGCTGCTCAACCCCGAGCTGCTGAAGTTCGACCTGCCTCGCCTGGGCAAGGCACTGAAGGCCGAGCGCGACCAGCAATTCGACTACCTGGGTCTGCAAACGCTGTACGACCGCTACTTCCTGCACGTGCGCAAGACGCGCATCGAACTGCCGCAGAGCTTCTTCATGCGTGTGGCCATGGGCCTGGCGCTGCAGGAGTCCGACCGCGATGCCCGCGCCATCGAGTTCTACGAACTGCTGAGCTCGTTCGACTTCATGTCTTCCACGCCCACGCTGTTCAACAGCGGCACGCTGCGTTCGCAGCTGTCGAGCTGCTACCTGACCACTGTGTCCGACGACCTGGGGGGCATCTACGACGCCATCAAGGAAAACGCGCTGCTGTCCAAGTTTGCCGGCGGCCTGGGCAACGACTGGACCAATGTGCGCGCCCTGGGCGCCCGCATCAAGGGCACGAACGGCGAATCGCAAGGCGTGGTGCCTTTCCTGAAGGTGGTCAACGACACGGCTGTGGCGGTGAACCAGGGCGGCAAGCGCAAGGGCGCTGTCTGCGCCTACCTGGAAACCTGGCACCTGGACATCGAAGAATTCCTGGAACTGCGCAAGAACACCGGCGATGACCGCCGCCGCACCCACGACATGAACACGGCGAACTGGATTCCCGACCTGTTCATGAAGCGCGTGGTGGAAAACGGCGAATGGACCCTGTTCTCGCCTTCCGACGTGCCCGAGCTGCACGATCTGTTCGGCCAGGCTTTCGAGAAGGCCTACACCGCCTACGAAGCCAAGACCCAGACCGGCGAAATCACGCTGTTCAAGCGCGTGCCCGCCGTGGATGTGTGGCGCAAGATGCTGTCCATGCTGTTCGAGACCGGCCACCCCTGGATCACGTTCAAGGACCCTTGCAACATCCGCTCGCCCCAGCAGCATGTGGGCGTGGTGCACTCCTCCAACCTGTGCACGGAAATCACGCTGAACACCAGCGACAGCGAAACCGCCGTCTGCAACCTGGGCTCCGTGAATCTGGCACGCCACATCACCAACGGCGCCATCGACCACGCCAAGCTGCGCAAGACCATCACCACGGCCATGCGCATGCTGGACAACGTGATCGACATCAACTACTACGCCGTGGACAAGGCCCGCGACTCCAACATGCGCCACCGCCCGGTGGGCATGGGCATCATGGCCTTCCAGGATGCGCTGTATGAAATGCGCACCCCCTACGCCAGCCAGGCTGCCGTGGAGTTTGCCGACGCCGCCATGGAAGCGGTCTGCTACTACGCCTACTGGGCATCGACCGAGCTGGCCAAGGAGCGCGGCACCTACTCCAGCTACCAGGGCTCGCTGTGGTCGCAGGGCATCCTGCCGCTGGATTCGCTGAACCTGCTGGAAAAGGAACGCGGCGGTTATGTGGACGTGGACCGCACCGTGCGTCTGGACTGGGAAGCGCTGCGCGCCAAGATCCAGGCCGACGGCATGCGCAACTCCAACTGCGTGGCCATTGCGCCCACGGCCACCATCTCCAACATCGTGGGGGTGGACGCCTCCATCGAGCCCTCGTTCGGCAACCTGTCGGTCAAGTCCAACCTGTCCGGCGAATTCACCGTCATCAACCAGTTCCTGGTGCGTGACCTGAAGAAGCTGGGCCTGTGGGACGAAGTGATGGTCATGGACCTGAAGCACTTTGACGGTTCGCTGCGCCCCATCGAGCGCGTGCCGCACGACCTCAAGCAGCTGTACGCCACCGCCTTCGAAGTGGAACCGCATTGGCTGGTGGAGGCTGCCAGCCGCCGCCAGAAGTGGATCGACCAGGCCCAGAGCCTGAACATCTACATGGCGGGTGCATCCGGCAAGAAGCTGCACGACACCTACCTGCTGGCCTGGCAGCGTGGTCTGAAGACCACCTACTACCTGCGCACCATCAGCGCCACCCACGTGGAGAAGTCCACGGTCCAAAGCCGTGTGCTGAATGCCGTGTCGGCCAACGCTCCCGCCGCCATGGCCTCCATGAGCGCGCTGGAAAAAGCCGCAGCCGCCGCCCGCGCCCAGCAGGCACCGGCCACGGACATCAAGTTCTGCGCGATCGACGACCCCGGCTGCGAGGCCTGCCAGTAA
- a CDS encoding ribonucleotide-diphosphate reductase subunit beta, translating to MLSFDDDTLAPSASSAESGASTNTHKRVNAADKRIINAKTDVNQLVPFKYKWAWEKYLATCANHWMPQEVNMTRDIALWKSPNGLTEDERRIVKRNLGFFVTADSLAANNIVLGTYRHITAPECRQFLLRQAFEEAIHTHAYQYIVESLGLDEGEIFNAYNEVESIRNKDEFLIPFIEAIMDPNFHTGTPETDQTLLKSLIVFACLMEGLFFYVGFTQILALGRQNKMVGAAEQYQYILRDESMHCNFGIDLINQLKLENPHLWTPAFKEEINELFRKAVELEYQYAEDTMPRGVLGMNASMFKGYLRYIANRRATQIGLEELFPGEENPFPWMSEMIDLKKERNFFETRVIEYQSGGALSWD from the coding sequence ATGCTGAGTTTTGACGACGACACCCTTGCCCCTTCCGCCAGCAGCGCGGAAAGCGGCGCATCCACCAACACCCACAAGCGTGTGAACGCGGCCGACAAGCGCATCATCAACGCCAAGACCGACGTCAACCAGCTGGTGCCCTTCAAGTACAAGTGGGCCTGGGAAAAGTACCTGGCCACCTGCGCCAACCACTGGATGCCGCAGGAAGTGAACATGACGCGCGACATCGCGCTGTGGAAGAGCCCCAATGGCCTGACCGAAGACGAGCGCCGCATCGTCAAACGCAATCTGGGCTTCTTTGTGACCGCCGATTCGTTGGCGGCCAACAACATTGTGCTGGGCACCTACCGCCACATCACCGCACCGGAATGCCGCCAGTTCCTGCTGCGCCAGGCCTTCGAGGAAGCCATCCACACCCACGCCTACCAGTACATCGTGGAGTCGCTAGGTCTGGACGAAGGCGAGATCTTCAATGCGTACAACGAGGTCGAGTCCATCCGCAACAAGGACGAGTTTCTGATCCCCTTCATCGAAGCGATCATGGACCCGAACTTCCACACCGGCACACCGGAAACCGACCAGACCCTGCTCAAGAGCCTGATCGTGTTTGCCTGCCTGATGGAAGGTCTATTCTTCTACGTGGGCTTCACGCAGATCCTGGCGCTGGGCCGCCAGAACAAGATGGTGGGCGCTGCCGAGCAGTACCAGTACATCCTGCGCGATGAATCCATGCACTGCAATTTCGGCATCGACCTGATCAACCAGTTGAAGCTGGAGAACCCGCACCTGTGGACCCCTGCATTCAAGGAAGAGATCAACGAGCTGTTCCGCAAGGCCGTCGAGCTCGAATACCAATATGCCGAAGACACCATGCCACGCGGTGTGCTGGGCATGAATGCATCGATGTTCAAGGGCTATCTGCGCTACATCGCCAATCGCCGCGCCACACAAATCGGTTTGGAAGAGCTGTTCCCGGGTGAAGAAAATCCGTTCCCCTGGATGAGTGAAATGATCGATTTGAAGAAGGAACGTAACTTCTTTGAGACACGAGTCATCGAATATCAGTCCGGAGGTGCACTTTCTTGGGATTAA
- a CDS encoding carbohydrate kinase family protein — MPALICGSLAFDNIMTFEGRFADQIMPEQLHILNVSFLVPSLRRDFGGCAGNIAYALQQLGGQPLPMAMVGSDGADYLARMQAQGIDTRHVGQVQDTHTAQCMIMTDRDNNQIAAFHPGAMSLAHQNVITAECGARIAIISPDGRDAMLQHAAQLAQAGIPFVFDPGQGLPMFNGQELLQFIDQASWVTVNDYEGKMLCDRTGLSLEALSQKVRGLVVTLGAEGCEVWEQGVRTLVPAVTPAAVVDPTGCGDAWRAALLYGLEQGWSLAQCAELGNQVGAVKVAHRGPQNYTLEQLRDSLLAA; from the coding sequence ATGCCTGCATTGATTTGCGGATCCCTGGCCTTTGACAACATCATGACCTTCGAAGGTCGCTTTGCAGACCAGATCATGCCGGAGCAGCTGCACATCCTGAATGTGTCTTTCCTGGTGCCTTCGCTGCGCCGTGACTTCGGTGGCTGCGCCGGCAACATCGCCTATGCGCTGCAGCAGCTGGGTGGTCAGCCCTTGCCCATGGCCATGGTCGGCAGCGATGGCGCGGACTACCTGGCACGCATGCAGGCGCAGGGCATCGACACCCGCCATGTGGGCCAGGTGCAGGATACGCACACGGCCCAGTGCATGATCATGACCGACCGTGACAACAACCAGATCGCGGCCTTCCACCCCGGTGCCATGTCGCTGGCCCATCAGAACGTGATCACCGCGGAATGCGGTGCCCGGATCGCCATCATCTCGCCCGACGGCCGTGATGCCATGCTGCAGCATGCGGCACAGCTGGCCCAGGCCGGCATTCCTTTTGTGTTTGATCCCGGCCAGGGCCTGCCCATGTTCAACGGGCAAGAGCTGCTGCAGTTCATCGACCAGGCGTCCTGGGTTACCGTCAACGACTACGAAGGCAAGATGCTGTGCGACCGCACCGGGCTGTCGCTGGAGGCCCTGTCGCAAAAGGTGCGCGGCCTGGTGGTGACCTTGGGGGCGGAAGGCTGTGAAGTGTGGGAACAGGGCGTGCGCACCCTGGTGCCTGCGGTCACCCCCGCTGCCGTGGTGGACCCCACAGGATGTGGCGATGCCTGGCGCGCTGCCTTGCTGTACGGTCTGGAGCAAGGCTGGTCGCTGGCGCAATGTGCCGAGCTGGGCAACCAGGTGGGCGCAGTCAAGGTGGCACACCGTGGCCCGCAAAACTACACCCTGGAGCAGCTGCGTGACAGCCTGCTGGCGGCCTGA
- a CDS encoding zinc-ribbon and DUF3426 domain-containing protein, protein MSQITTCPSCSTRFRVVADQLRISDGWVRCGQCQEVFDARDHLDAVVAVEPAAAPEPVPAAPAVPDAVAHTGVAGASAVPAVQAMPVAPVAEEVVTEPEGEEPSLPAPDMPVPAPVVPPAPGYELPAPQWSDDPDLPEPPAAHEEPEPEVAQPLRPSHAAVEPGHFSDPEPALQPPSVAPAAPASGRTDPVWNASAAAPAEVARQEPSASAEALTDAWAAADRYGLQGAAPAQDGRSDAEPEGPNSVQEAADRVDASTPVLPAEAAEAAEVVPHAAEPADAGAAMPPVDAIESAAQKLAQSEAAIASAAAPAFPFAEPVDDDDPLVLDSSLEPGFVRDARRKAWWQKPVVRVAMGASVVVLPVALVLQVALHERNALAAWQPSLRPALEFMCTALQCKLGPRQQIGAMVVSGSTFAKGERERAYQLSLSIQNRAGTPVGMPAVELTLTDAQDQAIARKVIQAKELGAPPELKAGAEWSGTVPVTTEGLNLQVSGYRVLLFYP, encoded by the coding sequence ATGAGCCAGATCACCACCTGTCCTTCCTGCAGCACGCGTTTTCGCGTGGTGGCAGACCAGTTGCGCATTTCCGATGGCTGGGTGCGCTGCGGTCAGTGCCAGGAGGTGTTCGACGCGCGCGACCACCTGGATGCGGTGGTTGCCGTGGAGCCTGCGGCGGCGCCGGAGCCCGTGCCGGCAGCCCCTGCCGTCCCGGACGCTGTGGCGCACACCGGTGTGGCCGGTGCGTCTGCCGTGCCAGCCGTGCAAGCCATGCCTGTGGCACCCGTTGCCGAGGAGGTGGTGACCGAGCCTGAGGGCGAGGAGCCATCGCTTCCAGCGCCCGACATGCCCGTGCCTGCGCCGGTCGTGCCACCCGCTCCGGGTTATGAGCTGCCGGCGCCGCAATGGTCGGACGATCCCGACCTGCCGGAACCTCCGGCAGCGCATGAAGAGCCAGAGCCTGAGGTGGCGCAGCCGCTGCGTCCATCGCATGCAGCGGTGGAGCCGGGCCATTTTTCAGATCCCGAGCCGGCGCTGCAGCCGCCATCGGTCGCGCCTGCAGCGCCGGCGTCGGGGCGCACAGACCCCGTATGGAATGCCAGCGCGGCGGCACCGGCTGAGGTGGCAAGGCAGGAGCCCTCGGCATCCGCGGAGGCCTTGACTGACGCGTGGGCCGCTGCCGACCGCTATGGCCTGCAAGGTGCAGCACCGGCACAGGACGGGCGCTCGGATGCCGAGCCCGAGGGGCCGAATTCTGTGCAGGAAGCGGCGGATAGGGTGGACGCATCCACACCGGTGCTGCCGGCAGAGGCGGCGGAGGCGGCCGAGGTGGTGCCCCATGCTGCGGAGCCCGCGGATGCCGGAGCTGCAATGCCGCCGGTGGATGCCATTGAATCTGCGGCACAGAAGCTGGCGCAGTCCGAAGCCGCAATCGCCTCCGCGGCAGCACCGGCATTTCCGTTTGCCGAACCGGTGGACGATGACGATCCGCTGGTGCTGGACTCTTCACTGGAGCCGGGTTTTGTGCGCGATGCACGGCGCAAGGCCTGGTGGCAAAAGCCCGTGGTGCGGGTCGCCATGGGCGCGAGCGTCGTGGTGCTGCCGGTGGCGCTGGTCCTGCAAGTGGCCTTGCATGAGCGCAACGCACTGGCGGCCTGGCAACCCAGCCTGCGGCCGGCACTGGAGTTCATGTGCACGGCCCTGCAGTGCAAGCTGGGGCCGCGCCAGCAGATTGGCGCCATGGTGGTGTCGGGCTCCACGTTTGCCAAGGGCGAGCGCGAGCGTGCCTACCAGCTGAGTCTGAGCATACAGAACCGCGCCGGCACGCCCGTGGGCATGCCGGCCGTGGAGTTGACGCTGACCGATGCCCAGGACCAAGCCATCGCCCGCAAGGTGATCCAGGCCAAGGAGCTGGGCGCACCGCCAGAACTCAAGGCCGGTGCCGAGTGGAGCGGCACGGTGCCGGTGACCACCGAAGGTTTGAACCTGCAGGTGTCCGGCTACCGCGTGCTGCTGTTTTACCCCTGA
- the prmA gene encoding 50S ribosomal protein L11 methyltransferase has product MHELSLMCPEDRVEDVSDALDALDALSVSVEDMDAQTEAEQALFGEPGMPPPKDGWNRSRIVALFPDEAAARQAQDLLVLQDFFGGCQVLGIQEVEAQDWVRLTQSQFQPVDITPEFWIVPTWHEMPEAAKVSIRLDPGLAFGTGTHPTTRMCLRWIATQPAGSLGRTLDYGCGSGILAIGAAKFGAPAIDAVDIDPDAVVSCELNAQANAVQLNAGLPDKAQGQYQTVLANILATPLRMLAPLLCNHVQAGGHLVLAGILERQADELKQAYAPYVQLDVSDSEDGWILMTARKA; this is encoded by the coding sequence ATGCATGAGCTGAGCCTGATGTGCCCGGAAGACCGGGTGGAAGATGTGAGCGACGCGCTCGATGCGCTGGATGCCCTGAGCGTGTCTGTGGAGGACATGGACGCCCAGACCGAAGCGGAACAGGCGCTGTTCGGCGAGCCTGGCATGCCACCCCCCAAGGATGGCTGGAACCGCAGCCGCATCGTGGCCTTGTTCCCCGATGAAGCCGCCGCCCGGCAGGCGCAGGACCTGCTGGTGCTGCAGGATTTCTTTGGCGGCTGCCAGGTCCTGGGCATCCAGGAAGTGGAAGCCCAGGACTGGGTGCGGCTGACGCAGTCGCAGTTCCAGCCAGTGGACATCACCCCCGAGTTCTGGATCGTGCCCACCTGGCACGAGATGCCCGAAGCCGCCAAGGTCAGCATCCGCCTGGATCCGGGCCTGGCCTTCGGTACCGGCACCCACCCCACCACCCGCATGTGCCTGCGCTGGATTGCCACGCAGCCGGCAGGCAGCCTGGGCCGTACGCTGGACTATGGCTGCGGCTCCGGCATTCTGGCCATCGGTGCGGCCAAGTTCGGCGCGCCAGCGATTGATGCGGTGGACATCGATCCCGATGCCGTGGTCTCCTGCGAGCTCAATGCCCAGGCCAATGCGGTGCAGCTGAACGCCGGCCTGCCCGACAAGGCCCAGGGCCAGTACCAGACGGTGTTGGCCAACATCCTGGCGACGCCGCTGCGGATGCTGGCGCCGCTGCTGTGCAACCATGTGCAGGCCGGTGGCCATCTGGTGCTGGCCGGTATCCTGGAGCGCCAGGCGGATGAGCTGAAGCAGGCCTATGCACCCTATGTGCAGCTGGATGTGAGCGACAGCGAAGACGGCTGGATTCTGATGACGGCCCGCAAGGCCTGA
- the accC gene encoding acetyl-CoA carboxylase biotin carboxylase subunit, with product MFKKILVANRGEIALRIQRACREMGIKAVMVYSEADREAKYVKLADEAVCIGPGPSPLSYLNMPAIISAAEVTDAEAIHPGYGFLSENADFAERVEQSGFAFIGPTADSIRIMGDKVSAKQAMIKAGVPCVPGSDGELPEDPAQIRRIAKAIGYPVIIKAAGGGGGRGMRVVHTEAALVNAVQMTKAEAGAAFGNPAVYMEKYLQNPRHIEIQVLCDQHKNAVYLGERDCSMQRRHQKVIEEAPAPGIPRRLIEKIGERCVAACKKIGYRGAGTFEFLYENGEFYFIEMNTRVQVEHPVTESITGVDIVRTQIMVAAGDKLPFTQRQINTQMRGHAIECRINAEDPYNFMPSPGRVTMWHMPGGPGVRVDSHVYNNYFVPPNYDSMIGKLIVYGDTREQALARMRTALSEVVVEGIKTNVPLHQDLMVDAKFMEGGTNIHYLEQWLEHRKKR from the coding sequence ATGTTTAAGAAAATTTTGGTTGCCAACCGGGGTGAAATTGCCCTGCGCATCCAGCGTGCTTGCCGCGAAATGGGCATCAAGGCCGTGATGGTCTACTCGGAAGCCGACCGCGAAGCCAAGTACGTCAAGCTGGCCGACGAAGCCGTGTGCATTGGCCCGGGCCCGTCGCCTCTGAGCTACCTCAATATGCCGGCCATCATCTCGGCTGCCGAGGTGACCGATGCCGAAGCCATCCACCCCGGTTATGGCTTCCTGAGCGAGAACGCCGACTTTGCCGAACGTGTCGAGCAAAGCGGTTTCGCCTTCATCGGCCCCACGGCCGATTCCATCCGCATCATGGGTGACAAGGTTTCGGCCAAGCAAGCCATGATCAAGGCGGGCGTGCCCTGCGTGCCCGGATCGGACGGCGAACTGCCCGAAGACCCGGCCCAGATCCGCCGCATCGCCAAGGCCATCGGCTACCCGGTGATCATCAAGGCCGCTGGTGGCGGTGGTGGCCGCGGCATGCGCGTGGTGCACACCGAAGCCGCCCTGGTCAATGCCGTGCAGATGACCAAGGCCGAAGCCGGTGCTGCCTTCGGCAATCCTGCGGTTTACATGGAGAAGTACCTCCAGAATCCACGCCACATCGAAATCCAGGTGCTGTGCGACCAGCACAAGAACGCGGTGTACCTGGGCGAGCGCGACTGCTCCATGCAGCGCCGCCACCAGAAGGTGATCGAGGAGGCTCCGGCCCCCGGTATCCCCCGCCGCCTGATCGAGAAGATCGGCGAGCGCTGCGTGGCTGCCTGCAAGAAGATCGGCTACCGCGGTGCGGGCACGTTCGAGTTCCTGTACGAGAACGGCGAGTTCTACTTCATTGAAATGAACACCCGCGTCCAGGTGGAGCACCCGGTGACCGAATCGATCACCGGCGTGGACATCGTGCGCACCCAGATCATGGTGGCGGCCGGCGACAAGCTGCCCTTCACCCAGCGCCAGATCAACACGCAGATGCGCGGTCACGCCATCGAGTGCCGCATCAACGCCGAAGATCCGTACAACTTCATGCCTTCGCCCGGCCGTGTCACCATGTGGCACATGCCTGGCGGTCCTGGCGTGCGTGTGGACTCGCACGTGTACAACAACTACTTCGTGCCGCCCAACTACGACTCCATGATCGGCAAGCTGATCGTGTACGGTGACACCCGCGAGCAGGCCCTGGCCCGCATGCGCACGGCGCTGTCGGAAGTGGTGGTCGAAGGCATCAAGACCAATGTGCCCCTGCACCAGGACCTGATGGTGGACGCCAAGTTCATGGAAGGCGGCACCAACATCCATTACCTGGAGCAATGGCTGGAACACCGCAAAAAGCGCTGA
- the accB gene encoding acetyl-CoA carboxylase biotin carboxyl carrier protein codes for MDLRKLKTLIDLVSESNVSELEITEAEGKVRIVKGGGAVVQQFVAAPVQAAPAAAAPAAAAPAAAAAVAELPAPVVGHQVKSPMVGTFYRSASPGAKAFVDVGAQVKEGDTLCIIEAMKILNEIEADKSGTVTRILADNGQAVEYGQPLFVIE; via the coding sequence ATGGATCTGCGAAAACTCAAAACCCTGATTGATCTGGTGTCCGAATCGAATGTGTCGGAGCTGGAAATCACCGAAGCCGAAGGCAAAGTCCGTATCGTCAAGGGCGGTGGCGCCGTGGTGCAGCAGTTTGTGGCTGCACCGGTGCAAGCCGCTCCCGCCGCTGCGGCACCTGCTGCTGCCGCACCCGCTGCCGCCGCTGCGGTCGCTGAATTGCCCGCACCTGTGGTGGGCCATCAAGTGAAGTCCCCCATGGTGGGCACGTTCTACCGTTCCGCCAGCCCAGGCGCCAAGGCGTTTGTCGACGTGGGTGCCCAGGTCAAGGAAGGCGACACGCTGTGCATCATTGAGGCCATGAAGATCCTCAACGAGATCGAAGCCGACAAGTCCGGCACCGTGACCCGCATCCTGGCCGACAACGGCCAAGCCGTGGAATACGGACAACCGCTGTTCGTGATCGAGTGA
- a CDS encoding TlpA family protein disulfide reductase produces MSPAPHTPQETVQTGRRRWLVAGVAGGAAVAGAGWAWWRSSAAPSPNAAAEQAFWALQLQTPEGAPLALQQFAGKPLLVNFWATWCPPCVRELPLLSRFAQEQPQVQLLGLAVDQAAPVQKFLARQPLAFPVAMAGAGGSTLTRTLGNVTGGLPFSILFDTRGNVKQRKIGELSSADLQQWAQSL; encoded by the coding sequence ATGAGCCCCGCACCCCATACCCCGCAAGAGACCGTGCAGACCGGGCGCCGCCGCTGGCTGGTGGCCGGCGTGGCGGGCGGCGCTGCCGTGGCCGGCGCTGGCTGGGCCTGGTGGCGCAGCAGTGCAGCGCCTTCGCCCAATGCCGCGGCGGAGCAGGCCTTCTGGGCCTTGCAGCTGCAAACGCCAGAGGGCGCACCGCTGGCGCTGCAGCAGTTTGCCGGCAAGCCTTTGCTGGTGAATTTCTGGGCCACCTGGTGTCCGCCCTGTGTGCGGGAGCTGCCGCTGCTGTCCCGCTTTGCGCAGGAGCAGCCGCAGGTGCAGTTGCTGGGTCTGGCCGTGGACCAGGCGGCGCCGGTGCAGAAATTCCTGGCGCGCCAGCCGCTGGCATTTCCGGTGGCCATGGCCGGGGCGGGCGGCAGCACGCTGACGCGGACCCTGGGCAATGTCACAGGGGGGCTACCTTTCTCTATCTTGTTCGATACAAGAGGAAATGTGAAGCAACGTAAAATAGGCGAGTTGAGCAGCGCCGATCTGCAGCAGTGGGCACAGTCCCTATAG